Within the Micromonospora citrea genome, the region AAGTCGTTGCCGGTGCCGTGGCCCTTGGTGAACTGCACGCCCCCATCATCGCGCAGCGGCCGGCACCAGTCGCAGGGCGGCCGGGATCAGCTCCGGCGCGGCCGAGTCGAGCCAGTGGATCCGCTCGTCCCGGCGGAACCAGGACCGCTGCCGCCGCACGAAGCGCCGGGTGGCGCGGATCGTCTCGTCGTGCGCCTCGGCCTCGGTCAGCTCCCCGGCGAGGAAGCGCAGCACCTGCTGGTAGCCGAGCGCCCGGCTGGCCGTACGCCCCTGCGGCAGGCCGCGCCCGACCAGCTCCCGGGTCTCGGCGACCAGGCCGTCGGCCCACATCCGGTCGACCCGCAGGGCGATCCGCTCGTCCAGCAGCGCCGTGTCCAGGTCCACCCCGAGCTGCACCGACGGATAGTAGGGCGTCGGGTCGGGCAGCGACGCGGTGAAGGGCGCCCCGGTCAGCTCGACGACCTCCAGCGCCCGCACGATCCGCCGGCCGTTGCCGGGCAGGATCCCCGCCGCGGCGGCCGGGTCGGCCTCGCGCAGCCGGGCGTACAGGGGGGCGGGGCCGGCCTCGGCCAGCTCCCGCTCCAGCCGCTCCCGCACGACCGGGTCGGTGCCAGGGAACTCGAACCGCTCCAGCACCGCCCGCACGTAGAGGCCGGAGCCGCCGACCAGCAGCGGCACCCGGCCCCGGGTCAGGATGTCGTCGACCGCCGCGCGGGCCAGCCGCTGGTATTCCGCCACGCTCGCCGGTTCGGTGACGTCCCAGATGTCGAGCAGGTGGTGCGGCACCCCCTCGCGCTCGGCCGGGGTGAGCTTCGCGGTGCCGATGTCCATGCCCCGGTAGAGCTGCATGGAGTCGGCGTTGACCACCTCGCCGTCGAGGGCGTGCGCGAGGGCGATGCTGAGCGCCGACTTTCCGGCCGCGGTGGGCCCGACCACCGCGACCACCGTGCCGGCCGGCGGGCGGCCGTGTCCGGCCCCGCCCGGCGCCGTCACGCCGGCTCCCAGCTGGCCACGAGGTAGGCCACGCCGTAGGGCGCGGCGTCGTAGGTCACGTCGCCGCGCCACTGCCCGCCTGTCGCTTCCGCCGCGCCGGCGAGCACCTGCCAGGCCGCCCGGCCGGCGACCTTCAGCTCCGCCGACAGCCCCGGGTTCAGGCCGCGCAGGGCGTCGGCGTCCGCGCCGGCCAGGGCGCGGGCGACCCCGTCGTCGTACGCCTCGGCGCGCGGGTCGTCGTAGCCGGGCGCCTTCTCGCCCCGGCAGGCGGAGCCGTCCCCCAGCACCAGCAACGCGACCCGGCCCTCGGTGCCGCGCACCAGCTCCGCCCCGAGCGCGGCGCACTCGTCCGGGCCGGCGTCGGCGGCGACCGACTGCGCGAACCGGGGCAGGTCGGTCCCGGCGCGGCCAACCAGCCACGCGCCGACGGTCAGGCTCAGCGGCAGCCGGTCGCTCCCGGCGCAGTTCACCTTCCACAACCGCACGTGCCGGTCGAGGCCGTACGGCCGCAGCGAGCCGTGGTCGGCCGCGTTGAAGCGGGCGGTCTCCGGACCGCCGCCGACCAGGACGATCACGTCGGGCCTGGCGGCGATCAGCCCGGCGACGGCGGCGTCACAGGCGGCGCGAAGCTCGTCCAGCTCGGGTGCGGCGGCACCCGCCAGCTCGGGGACGATCAGCGGCGGGTGGGGGCAGACGGCGGCGGCGACCAGGGGCACCAGGCAACGGTATCGGCACGACTGCGCCCGGCGCCCCGCACCCACCGCTCAGCCTGCCTGGCCGCCCCAGCCGCCCTGCACCATGGTCTGGAAGCGCCACTGGCCGCCGGCCTTCACCAGCAGGTCGGCGTAGCGCACCTGCTGCCGCTCGCCGTCGATCGTGAACTCCGCCTCGGTGAAGACGATGACCAGGCTGGGGGTGAGGAAGTACGGGGTACGACGGGATTCCATGGTCAGGTCGCCCCCGCCGCCGAGGACGCCGCCCATCTTCTCCAGGTACGCCGGGCGGTCGAGTTGCTGGGCGGAGCCTTCCCCGGCGGCGTCGTCGGTGACCGTGTTGAGCGGGAACATCGCCAGGTCGGCGGTGCCCGCCACGTCGCCCGCCTCGGCCAACGCGTCGTAGCGGCGGAACCATTCGTCCAGCTCGTCGAGGGCGGCCGGGTCCGGCACGAAGCTCTGGTCGACCGGGGGCGTGATCCGGCTGCGGGACTGCGTCATGTGCTCCTCCTTCATCGGCCGGCGACTGCGGGTCGCTGGCCCGTACGCCGTACGGTACAGCGTACGGGCAAGTTCGACAACTTCCTTTCAGGTTGCCGGTCGCAGGCGGTAGGACACCGTATGGTCACGGTCGGCGATAGGCGCTCGACGGGAACCGGGTCGCACCTGTGACAATGCCGGGGGAAACTTTGCTGCGCCGTGGCGGCGATCGTGGGACTGCTCCCCGACGCCGGGAGAACGAGGATGGGCACATGAGCGACTGGACTGCCTTCGGACGGGTGGACGCGGACGGCACCGTGTACGTCAAGACCGCCGAGGGCGAGCGGGTGGTCGGATCCTGGCAGGCGGGAGCGCCCGAGGAGGGGCTGGCCCACTTCGCCCGCCGCTTCGACGACCTGGTGACCGAGGTCAACCTGACGGAGGCGCGGCTCAACTCGGGTGCGGCGGACGCCGGCCACTCGCTGACCACGATCCGCCGGATCCGCGCCTCGCTCGCCGACGCGCACGTCGTCGGCGACATCGACGCGCTGGCCGCCCGGCTGGACCGGCTCGCCGCCGTCGCCGAGGAGAAGGCCGGCGAGGCCAAGGCCGCCAAGGAGGCCGCCCGGGGCGAGGCGCTCGCCCGCAAGCAGGCCCTGGTGGAGGAGGCGGAGAAGCTGGCCGCCGAGTCGACCGGCTGGAAGACCGCCGGCGACCGGCTCAAGGAGATCCTCGACGAGTGGAAGACCATTCGCGGGGTCGACAAGAAGACCGACGGTGAGCTGTGGAAGCGGTTCGCCGCCGCCCGGGACGGCTTCACCCGGCGCCGGGGCGCCCACTTCGCCTCGCTGGACGCGCAGCGCAAGCAGGCGCAGTCCGTCAAGGAGGAGCTGGTCGCCGAGGCGGAGAAGCTGAAGGACTCCACCGACTGGGCGGCCACGGCTAACCAGCTCAAGGACCTCATGAACCAGTGGAAGGCCGCCCCGCGCGCCTCCAAGGAGGCGGAGCAGAAGCTCTGGGAGAGGTTCCGGGCCGCGCAGGACGAGTTCTTCACCCGGCGCAGCGAGGTCTTCTCGGCCCGCGACAACGAGCAGCGGGCCAACCTGGAGCGCAAGCAGGCGCTGCTCGCCGAGGCCGAGGCGCTGGACGTCGACGGCGACCCGAAGGGCGCGCAGGCCAGGCTGCGGGAGATCCAGGCGCAGTGGCACGAGGCCGGCCGGGTGCCCCGCGAGGCGGCCGCCGGGCTGGAGCGGCGGCTGCGCGCGGTCGACGAGAAGGTCCGCGAGGTGATGGACTCGGCCTGGCGGCGGACCACCAAGGAGGACAACCCGCTGCTGGCCCAGATGCGGGCGCAGGTCGCCGAGGCCGAGGAGCGGCTGGCCCGCGCCCGGGCCGCGGGCGACGCCAAGCGGATCCGCGAGGCCGAGCAGGCGCTTGCCTCGAAGCGGCAGTTCCTCCAGCTCGCCGAGCAGGCCGGCTGACCCGACTTTCCCTGGA harbors:
- the miaA gene encoding tRNA (adenosine(37)-N6)-dimethylallyltransferase MiaA, producing the protein MTAPGGAGHGRPPAGTVVAVVGPTAAGKSALSIALAHALDGEVVNADSMQLYRGMDIGTAKLTPAEREGVPHHLLDIWDVTEPASVAEYQRLARAAVDDILTRGRVPLLVGGSGLYVRAVLERFEFPGTDPVVRERLERELAEAGPAPLYARLREADPAAAAGILPGNGRRIVRALEVVELTGAPFTASLPDPTPYYPSVQLGVDLDTALLDERIALRVDRMWADGLVAETRELVGRGLPQGRTASRALGYQQVLRFLAGELTEAEAHDETIRATRRFVRRQRSWFRRDERIHWLDSAAPELIPAALRLVPAAAR
- a CDS encoding class III extradiol dioxygenase subunit B-like domain-containing protein, which encodes MPLVAAAVCPHPPLIVPELAGAAAPELDELRAACDAAVAGLIAARPDVIVLVGGGPETARFNAADHGSLRPYGLDRHVRLWKVNCAGSDRLPLSLTVGAWLVGRAGTDLPRFAQSVAADAGPDECAALGAELVRGTEGRVALLVLGDGSACRGEKAPGYDDPRAEAYDDGVARALAGADADALRGLNPGLSAELKVAGRAAWQVLAGAAEATGGQWRGDVTYDAAPYGVAYLVASWEPA
- a CDS encoding DUF349 domain-containing protein, with the protein product MSDWTAFGRVDADGTVYVKTAEGERVVGSWQAGAPEEGLAHFARRFDDLVTEVNLTEARLNSGAADAGHSLTTIRRIRASLADAHVVGDIDALAARLDRLAAVAEEKAGEAKAAKEAARGEALARKQALVEEAEKLAAESTGWKTAGDRLKEILDEWKTIRGVDKKTDGELWKRFAAARDGFTRRRGAHFASLDAQRKQAQSVKEELVAEAEKLKDSTDWAATANQLKDLMNQWKAAPRASKEAEQKLWERFRAAQDEFFTRRSEVFSARDNEQRANLERKQALLAEAEALDVDGDPKGAQARLREIQAQWHEAGRVPREAAAGLERRLRAVDEKVREVMDSAWRRTTKEDNPLLAQMRAQVAEAEERLARARAAGDAKRIREAEQALASKRQFLQLAEQAG